One Terriglobales bacterium genomic region harbors:
- a CDS encoding divalent metal cation transporter: GYLYMVTAMIGATIAPWMQFYLQASVVEKGVTTRTYKLAKIDVIVGAIFAPIVAGFIVIACAAALNAAGHTEIHDAADAAYALRPLAGKYASILFAFGLFNASLFAASILPLSTAYTVCEGLGLESGIDKKFSEARGFYWLYTALIAAGAGVILWPEFPLLRITVLSQVVNGVLLPFVLFFMIKLVNKKDLMGNHVNSRLYNVVAWVTAGGTALLTLILVWMS, encoded by the coding sequence CGGATACCTCTACATGGTCACCGCCATGATCGGGGCCACCATCGCTCCCTGGATGCAGTTCTACCTGCAGGCCTCGGTGGTGGAGAAAGGTGTAACCACGCGCACTTACAAGCTGGCCAAGATCGACGTGATCGTGGGCGCCATCTTCGCGCCCATCGTGGCCGGCTTCATCGTCATCGCCTGCGCCGCGGCGCTGAACGCGGCCGGACACACCGAGATCCACGACGCCGCCGACGCGGCCTATGCCCTGCGCCCGCTCGCCGGCAAATACGCCTCCATCCTGTTCGCCTTCGGCTTGTTCAACGCCTCGTTGTTCGCAGCCTCCATCCTGCCCCTGTCGACTGCCTATACGGTGTGCGAGGGGCTGGGCCTGGAGTCGGGTATCGACAAAAAGTTCAGCGAGGCGCGCGGCTTTTACTGGCTTTATACCGCGCTCATCGCGGCCGGAGCCGGTGTCATCCTGTGGCCCGAATTTCCGCTGCTGAGAATCACCGTTCTGTCGCAGGTGGTGAACGGCGTGCTCCTGCCCTTCGTGCTCTTCTTCATGATCAAGCTGGTCAACAAGAAAGATCTGATGGGGAATCACGTCAATTCGCGCCTGTACAACGTCGTAGCCTGGGTCACCGCCGGTGGAACGGCCCTGCTTACCTTGATCCTGGTGTGGATGAGCTGA
- a CDS encoding ABC transporter substrate-binding protein — translation MARDLTPRRVACLQPSATVTMAGLGLLDRVVACTKWCVEVCPEAAGDGRTVVQDSWSAQAEEIRAAEPDLVIASVPYRVEALEEILRAGVSFLALAPRTLEDVCRDIASIAGVMGASERGGRMIEDMEREVRAVRAKTASLARPRVFCEEWGKPIIRSQRWVAELVEAAGGEFLGEPGAQTDAASVATADPEVMVAAWCGAGDRVPLEKIIRDRGWQQTSAARSRSVFCIPDEYLNTPATTLLMGLRALAAVLHPEVFPEMAARVRRIESS, via the coding sequence GTGGCTCGCGACCTCACGCCCCGGCGCGTTGCTTGTCTGCAGCCCAGCGCCACGGTGACGATGGCCGGGCTGGGGCTGCTGGATCGGGTAGTCGCGTGCACGAAATGGTGCGTCGAGGTGTGCCCGGAAGCGGCGGGTGACGGGCGCACTGTCGTGCAGGACTCCTGGTCGGCGCAAGCAGAAGAGATCCGGGCGGCCGAGCCCGACCTGGTCATCGCCTCGGTTCCCTACCGCGTGGAGGCGCTGGAAGAAATCCTGCGCGCCGGAGTTTCGTTTCTCGCGCTTGCGCCGAGGACGCTGGAAGACGTCTGCCGCGACATCGCCTCCATCGCCGGGGTGATGGGCGCGAGCGAACGGGGCGGCCGGATGATCGAAGACATGGAGCGCGAGGTCCGCGCCGTGCGGGCGAAGACCGCGAGCCTGGCGCGGCCGCGCGTCTTCTGCGAGGAGTGGGGCAAGCCCATCATTCGCTCGCAGCGCTGGGTGGCGGAGCTGGTGGAGGCGGCCGGAGGTGAGTTCCTGGGGGAGCCGGGCGCGCAGACAGACGCGGCCAGTGTCGCCACAGCAGATCCGGAAGTGATGGTGGCTGCATGGTGCGGGGCGGGCGACCGCGTGCCGCTGGAGAAAATTATCCGCGACCGCGGCTGGCAACAGACCAGCGCCGCGCGCAGCCGCAGCGTTTTCTGCATTCCTGACGAGTACCTGAATACGCCCGCCACGACCCTGCTGATGGGGCTGCGGGCTCTGGCCGCTGTCCTGCATCCCGAGGTGTTCCCAGAGATGGCCGCCCGGGTGCGGCGCATCGAATCGTCCTAA
- a CDS encoding GAF domain-containing protein: MATKRDELLTDLERVASAAKSAHDLMRAIVERLARLPAYNWVGFYMLDPADPKTLVLGPFVGADTPHKRIPLDQGICGAAAASGQTLVVDDVHADPRYLACSLETRSEIVVPVFARGRVVGEIDIDSHAPAAFGPEDRALVESCAAMVGRYLEKTTS, translated from the coding sequence GTGGCCACGAAGCGCGACGAGCTTCTGACGGACCTTGAGCGCGTGGCGTCTGCCGCGAAGTCCGCCCACGACCTGATGCGGGCCATCGTCGAGCGGCTGGCGCGGCTCCCCGCCTACAACTGGGTGGGTTTCTACATGCTCGATCCTGCCGACCCCAAGACCCTGGTGCTGGGGCCGTTTGTCGGGGCCGACACGCCGCACAAGCGCATCCCGCTGGACCAGGGAATCTGCGGGGCAGCAGCGGCAAGCGGCCAAACGTTAGTTGTGGATGACGTTCACGCGGATCCCCGCTACCTGGCGTGTTCGCTGGAAACGCGCTCGGAAATCGTGGTCCCCGTGTTCGCGCGCGGCCGGGTGGTGGGCGAGATCGATATCGACAGCCACGCGCCGGCGGCCTTCGGCCCGGAAGACCGGGCTTTGGTGGAGAGCTGCGCCGCCATGGTGGGACGCTACCTCGAGAAGACCACCTCATGA
- a CDS encoding (deoxy)nucleoside triphosphate pyrophosphohydrolase encodes MKQVAAALIVRDGKVLVCQRTQYQSMPLKWEFPGGKIERGEQPRDGLVRELEEELGIQARVGDEVARLRHTYPSGAAVELRFFLVEHYEGEPENRIFRDVQWVERAALPSYDFLEADLELVKDIAAGKILPKHT; translated from the coding sequence ATGAAGCAGGTGGCGGCGGCCCTCATCGTGCGCGACGGCAAGGTGCTTGTCTGCCAGCGCACGCAATACCAGTCCATGCCGTTGAAGTGGGAGTTCCCGGGTGGCAAGATCGAGCGCGGCGAGCAGCCGCGAGACGGCCTGGTGCGCGAACTGGAAGAGGAACTGGGCATCCAGGCGCGGGTGGGCGACGAGGTCGCGCGGTTGCGCCACACCTACCCCAGCGGAGCCGCGGTCGAGCTACGCTTCTTTCTGGTGGAGCACTACGAGGGCGAGCCGGAGAACCGCATTTTCCGCGACGTACAGTGGGTGGAACGCGCGGCCCTGCCTTCCTATGACTTTCTCGAAGCCGACCTGGAACTGGTGAAGGACATCGCCGCGGGCAAGATCCTGCCTAAGCACACCTAA